The Polypterus senegalus isolate Bchr_013 chromosome 5, ASM1683550v1, whole genome shotgun sequence genome includes the window TAGTGGTAGCCTGACTTGAATAGAATGTCACAATGGCTGCCTCTGATGGCCGCTGCAGGAAATGGCTTCAGCCTGTGGACCTTGGCGCCATGCTATCTGAAAAGCAAGTGATTTTTCTTTGGCTTCATGTAGTGACTTTCTTTCAGAATGGCATTTCAACTGGCTGATGAATTTCTCTGCAACACTACAATGAAGACCTTACCTCTTATTGTGAATTTGGATGCTGGAAGGACTCTGAACCTTTCATTTCAGCTTTACAAGAACCTGCGAAGCATGAAATAGCCATGCAGTTCACCTTACACATGTCACCATATCAAAGTGCATGTCACTGAAAATATCAAGGAAGGGCTGGCATCATGAGCGGCAAATTCCACGGGCAGCATGAAGGCAAGCTAAGTGCACACGTGTGTGTGATTCACCAATCAACCAGAATGACACTTTCAACTGAGCAATCCACCACGCAGTTTTATACGAAGCAAACCTAAAGAGAAGAGGGAGTCTGTGCCCGTGTTAGGCCCACTGCTCTTGGGAAGAATTTTGCTGCCCTGCCAGGAGTTGGCTTTGCGCGTTTGGGGGCCCAGAGGCTGCTCTGCATTAGGGGATGATTTGATAACCTCAGGTGCAATGCCATCATTCACTCGCGCTGTCCTTTATCTGACATTTTCTGCATCCACCGAGCAAGTGAAAGCCATTTCCAGCAAATCTTTTGTCAGAACGCTGGCAGTCAATCCAAACTCCAGCATCAGCAGAGTGGGCCTCAGGGGAATGTGCCGCCGAAGCACAAGTGCTAAGCCCTCCTTTGTGGCCTCATTGTGTGGATGCCCTCACTCCATGGCTGCCTGGCCCCACGGCCATATATATTGGGCGGTCCAACTTTTTCTTGGTCACATTTCCTCACTCCCAGTCAGGCTGGACAGCATCCAGGAACCATGTCTCAGTACTCAGGAAAGGTAAATGCTTGGCAGGGCGGGTGAGACAAACATTAGatcatacagtacatattggTAGCTGAGGATGGTTGTTAATATCATTCTTTGGGGCAAGTACCAAGTTTAGTGGAGGGGAGGCCACATCAGGCTCTGCCCACAAAAAGCTTTATTCATGTTTTGTTTCTACAGCTCCCTCTCCTGAGGAAAAGTCGAGCTGCGACAGACCCTGTGTGAGACGGCATTAGTGGCAACCGCACCCACTCCTTTGAGGGGTTTTGGCAGCTGCTCTCCCTTTAAGATCTCCTTGTCTTCTGCTTCCACAGATCGTGTTTTACGAGGGCAAGTGCTTCACAGGCCGGAAGCTGGAAGTCTATGGTGACTGTGACAACTTCCAGGACCGAGGCTTCATGAACCGCGTCAACTCGATTCGTGTGGAAAGTGGAGCCTGGATCTGCTTTGATCACCCCGACTTTCGAGGACAGCAGTACATCCTTGAACGTGGAGAATACCCAGATTTCCACCGCTGGAATTCCCACAATGACCACATGGGCTCCTGCAGGCCTGTCAGAATGGTAAGACTGCAGAGGAGAAGAAATAGGACACATTTCCTGGGCTCCCCCTATCAGTGCAGACTTTTCTAAGTGCTGTGGCCCATTTCCGTTGCTGATCAGGTACCTTCAGAGATTCCATAGGAGACTGCACTGCTGTCGGCTGTGTTGGCACTGCATCTGGCCTTCTACTTGAGTCTCTCAACAAATTAGGCCAAGGTGTTCTCCAGTGTGCAGAAAGAAATGCAAAGGCTGCTGCTGCTCAGGGACATCTCACATGTTCTGTTTGCTTCCCTTTAGCATGGTGAGCACTACAGGATTGAGCTCTTTGAGGGATGCAACTTCACTGGCCAGTGCATGGAGCTGTGCGAAGACTGTCCCTTCCTGCAGGGTCGAGGCTGGAACAAGAGCTGCATCAATGCCATTAAAGTCTATGGAGATGGAGCGTGAGTATTTCTAGGGCTCCTGCTGTCCCAGTGACCCTCTTTATCAGGTACCATTCTGGCAGATGTGAGGCACTGCACTTCAGATGGTGGCTTTAGGCCACTGGCATCCCTACTGCCTACCTTTTTAGTCCAGATGAAGACTGGGAATAGACCTACCATACTGTGGGCATCCAGTGTCTATTCAGAATGCCAGTAGCAGCTTCTCCTCCTCATCCAGAATGTCTTACATTTTATCATATTTGTAACTTATGGCTGCTTTCCTTCTTgtcttgtttttctctttttcatataAGATGGGTGATGTATGAGGAGCCCAACTATCGTGGACGCATGTACATTGTGGAGAGGGGTGATTACCGGAGTCACAATGAGTGGCAGGGACACAGTGCCAACGTCCAGTCCATCAGGCGGGTTGTCAACTACTTCTAAATCACGTCCATCCATACTGTACCTTAGacacttgaaaataaaatggagaaaatgtcTGTTCCTGGTTGCCTGCCTCTTTTCTTTCCACCTCCCAATACTTTGGCCACACAGAGAATGGCGTGAATCTGAACATTCACGTGTAAGGCCGGTAAAACCTTGCCTGGTCATCACTGTTGTAACATTCCTTTTTGTGACATAACATGGCTCTCCATTTGCTGTGGTAGTCACAGTGTCACCATAGGAGCAAAACGTAGGTGACATTCTTAAGCAACACTCAGTAGATGAAGGTCTATTTTCTTTAGCAGAGGTCTGCAAAGTGGCTTGGGATTCTGTGTTGGACTGTGTCAGCAGTCCTCATTCTTCTTGTCAGGTCTGGCCACACAAGTTGTCAAGGCCTCTGTATCTGTCATATTTTCAGCATCAATTGTGTACAGCTTGTATGGATGCCTATTAAATCCTCTGATGACCTCAGCATCTGCCGAAAACCCCATAGTGCATTGCACAGCACAAAGGGCACGTTTATATTCAGAGAGAAACCAGCGTCCTCATGGAAAGGTGCGTGTGTGCATTTGTGATGTTGGTGGTCAGCAGCAGCAAAGGGGGTGTTCCTTATGCAAATACACCAACTTTATGCAAATGTTATTTTCTGTGCCACTGACTTTACAGCAATTTAGTAGTcgcacaaattaaaataattaattgatattgacaGTTAAAACACTGCAAAACTGTAACTTTATGTGCATTCATCTATTTAAAATCATCGTTTGAAAcctcttttttaatatattacagtTTTTTGAGTGGGACATTCTACAGTTAACAGAATGTGTTTTTAGTGGATTTTTTAATGgtatattttattcaaaactGACATCAAACTGAGCTTTGAAGGTCCCTGATCTTCTCCTGTCCACGTCACTATTTGGTCGCTTATTCCTCAAGTTTGTGTGAATGAAAATGCATGTTCAATGTGAAAGATGTCTTTATCAGTGTACCTGAGGCCATCTTGCCACACATATCAAGTGATATTCAATGAAAAGGCATGTACTGACAGTGTCTCACAATGCAACGTGGACCAGTCCAATTTTAAAGCAATTTGCTGTCTTGTAATGAAAGATGGCTTAGCCAGCTGTGATTACATCTTCCATTTTTCAATGCACAAATTTACTGTGTAAAATGACAGTTTTTGAATACAGTAGCGCCCATCTGATTGAGGATATGTTTCAGCGATATCACCCTAACACAATACAGTAACAGTACACTGGTATTACAATGTATTCATTACTTTGTACAATTCATTATTGGGATTGTTTGAAACAGaatataaacataatattaaactaatatgTTTGTAAGCATATAGTTTGAATCATTCTTGATTAGAATGACACATCATGTGCTAGTTTTGTATTTAACACGACATACATTTGGAAGGCACACCTAACACCAGCACACTCAACAAGTACTTTTGCTTTCATGTTTTGAGTCGATTTTCAAGCAAGTATTTTCATACTTTAAATTAGGTTGAAAGGTCAGTGGGGTACTTCAAATTTCACTAGAGTACATTTTTGCTTGCTTATTTGTACTTTTACTTCAGTAAATTGTCTGAGTACTTCCTCCTCTACCACTGGCTGCCGTTAAGTGGAAGGTAATCCTAGTTTTCAAATTAGGCCTTCACTTCACTTCAAACGTAACCTCAATGAGTCCACTTTCAGGCTTACAATATCTTCTGAACAGAACGCTGCAGTTGATATTTTGAGTGAGCTGATGCAGCCATATCAGACATGTTCATCGACAATGGAGCAAGATCATTGtcaaaaatagtaataatttaagtcaaatttacatttcacatgtgTCAATTATGCTTCCTTCTGAAATTTACGAGTACCATTCTCAGGCGTGAACCAACTGTCAAAAGTTTGTAATTGGACACACAAGACATTTGCTAATGAGGAAGAAACAATCCATTGTTGTTACTACGCATGTGGCACAGAGGTAGAATGCTAGATTTATTTCAGACAGCAATCATACTTCATAATTAGCCCCATTACAGTTGCTCCAaagagcaaaaagcaaaaaaaaaaaaaataaaactgacacaATGAAATGAATCAAACAATGACAAATTGCAATTAACTATAAATAGTGAGAGCATGAAATTAACGGCGTTGTGTTTTAAACTTTACATAACATCTTGGCTGGGTGTCCAGATGTTTGATGTTGTGGATTGACCCCTACCTTCGGATTTCGCCACTCTTGGTAATAGATTTGAGGTTGGGGTGAGTAGCCCAGAATTATGACAACACCACCACCACAACCCCCCCTGCAGGATATGAATATATACAAAACAGAAGTAAAGATCGGTTTGCACAATATAAACTTCTGAAGCAGCCCCCTCGTGAAGGCACTTTTTTaagtgagttttgtttttttaatgcttgTGATTTTGCTTTGAAAGCACTGAGTTAGATTAACGAATGAGTGTGGAGAATGACTCGCTTTTATAATGGAGGAACATTtaggaaagaaataaataagctaCATAAATCAAAGAACtgtgaaatatgacaataaatacataataacattaaatatatCAGTTtgataggcggcacggtggcgcaatggtagcgctgctgcctcgcagttaggagacccggttcgcttccgggtcctccctgcgtggagtttgcatgttctcccgtgtctgcgtgggtttcctccgggcgctccggtttcctcccacaatccaaagacatgcaggttaggtggattggcgattctaaattggcccttgtgtgtgcttggtggtgggtgtgggtgtgggtgtgtttgtgtgcgtcctgtggggggttggcaccctgccctggattggttcctgccttgtgccctgtgttggctgggattggctccagcagacccccgtgaccctgtattcggattcagcgggttagaaaatggatggatggatatcagtttgcaagttctccctacGTTTGAagggatttcctcccacagtccaaagacatgcagattagatgcTATGGCAGtactaaagtgtgtgtgtgtattcgccctgcaatggactggtgccctatgcTGAATGGGATGGGCTCTGGAAGAACCCTGCAACTCtgttcaattatgtcacctcttaatcttcttttgtttaaactgtaaaggctcagctcttttaatctttcctcataattcaacccctgtagtcctggaatcagcctagtcgttcttctctggaccttttctagtgctgctatgtgctttttgtagcctgaagaccaaaactgcacacagtactcaagatgaggcctcaccagtgcattataaaggttgagcatatcctcctgtgacttgtactccacgcatcaaggcgctatataacctgacagtctgttagccttcttaatggcttctgaacactgtctggaggttgatagcttagagtccactacgactcacCTTCtgataaggtggactctcgattttccaaccgccattgtgtactcaaacctaacatttttacttcctatgtgtcattctttacatttactgacattaaatttcatcatccaccaatctgcccaagcctgtctgctgtccaagtccttctgtgatgatataacggattccaaattatctgctagtccacctatcttggtatcatctgccaacttaaccagcttgttccttatatgcctatctaaatcatttatatatatattaaaaatagcagcggccctaagactgacccctgctggtcaccactcttaacatcggccagttctgatgaggttcctcacaccatcaccctctgcttcctgtgtctgagccaattctgaacccatctaaaaacatcaccctgaactggcatttcttttaacttgatgcccagcctctcatgtggcaccttatcaaatgctttctgaaagtccagatcaataatcttataagctccactttgatcgtatgcttttgttgcaacttcatagaattccagcctgttagtaaaacacgacctccctcttctgagcccatgctgactgttcagaataactcccggcctttgccatgtgttgctcaatcttatacttaataattccttccattaattttcctgtgatgtttcatgttaagctAACTGGCCTATAGCttctctgatctgccctgtcaccctttttatataatgggatgatatttcacattttccagtcctttggaatctctccagtgctcagtgacttcctataaATATGTGTCAGTggtttatatctgaactcacTGACCTCCTTAAGAATACGAGGATACAtctgatctggtcctggtgactTGTTTGATTTcgtcttatttaatctgagcagctcttctctctctttaatttccaaatccctcagcacctccttagtagtccctgttaccactctgaggttatccactggctcacttgtgaacacctcagaatgatGTAAGTTTAGGGCCTCTGCTATTTCACTATCTGTATCTTTTAAGTCTCTtcactattcctgatgaacttgaccacCTCCTTCACTCTTCTTTTACTGAAATACTGAATGAATCTCTTatggtcttctttcgccttatctgctctattcctctccaactgtcttttagcctccctgatctccttcttaatggttgccctcatgttctcatacgcgctacaattcactttgcagtcattagtcttatatgccttataaagcagttttttcctttgcaagttctttttttaaaatctttattaatccactgtggagtttttttcagtttcctatgaattccaaatttag containing:
- the crygn2 gene encoding gamma-crystallin N-B, whose product is MSQYSGKIVFYEGKCFTGRKLEVYGDCDNFQDRGFMNRVNSIRVESGAWICFDHPDFRGQQYILERGEYPDFHRWNSHNDHMGSCRPVRMHGEHYRIELFEGCNFTGQCMELCEDCPFLQGRGWNKSCINAIKVYGDGAWVMYEEPNYRGRMYIVERGDYRSHNEWQGHSANVQSIRRVVNYF